From Bradyrhizobium sp. 4:
TGCGCGTCGACGTGATCGGGACCAAGGGCGAGGTACCCGATCACAGGCACCGCAAGGGGCAACTTGTCTTTGCGCTGGGCGGCGCCGTGACGTGCCGCGTTCCCACGGGTCTGTGGATGGTGCCGCCGCATTGCGCGGTGTGGATTCCCGGTGGCCTGCAGCACGGCAACCTCGCGACAGAAAATGCCCGGCTGTTCTTCGTCTACATCGAGCCTGATCTCGTGGACCTGCCGGATCGGTGCTGCACGCTTTCGATCTCCCCACTGCTGCGTGAAGTGATCGTCGAGTTGTCCGATCAGATCGCGGATGACGAGGCGAGGGTGGACCTTCTGGCGAGCGTCCTTCTGCGTGAGCTTCCCCGCATGCCGGTTCAGCGGCTCCATCTGCCGCTCTCGCCCGAGCCGCGCTTGAAGAAGATTGCCGCAGCGCTGGCGAAAAACCCTTCCGATCGCAAGACATTGGGCGAATGGGCCGATCGCGTCGCGCTGAGCGAGAGCAGCCTCGCGCGCCTCATTGTCCGGGAGACGGGCTTGAGCTTTGGGCGTTGGCGCCAGCAATTGCACCTGATCGTCGCCTTGCGGGAGCTGACGTCCGGCGCCAGCGTCCAGCAGGTATCCGCCGCTCTCGGCTACGACTCCGTCGCGGCCTTCATCACCATGTTCAAGAAGGCGCTCGGGAAACCGCCGGGCAAATATCTGAGCGGCATCTCCTCGGAATATAAGAGTTGACTTATATTAGTTTAGATCGATATTCATCCTTGCACGAAACGACAGGGAGCAAGCGCTATGGAGATCGACATCGTCAGGGTATTGGGGCTGGTTACGCGCTCGGTGAGGAATTTCGAGAAGGACGGGAAAGCGGCCGGTGCGGTGACGCTGACGCGACTATACGAGACCAGCGTCGACGATCTCTGGGACGCAGTGACCAGCCCACAACGCATTCCGCGCTGGTTCTTGCCGGTCGAGGGAGATCTCCGGCTCGGTGGAAAGTACCAGCTCAAGGGAAATGCCGGCGGGACCATCACGGCGTGTACGCCGCCGACCCATTTTGCAGCGACGTGGGAATTCGGCGGCGCGATGAGCTGGATCGATGTCAAGCTGACGGCAGAACGAAGCCAGGCGCGCTTGACGCTTGAGCACACCGCTATCATCGAGGATCATTGGAATCAGTTCGGTCCAGGGGCAGTCGGCATCGGCTGGGATCTCGCTATTGCGGGGCTGGAGCGATATGTTGCGACCGGGGCATCGGTCGACCATGAGACGGCCGAGGCATGGATGGGCTCTCCCGCGGGCAAGGAATTCATGACGAGCAGCGGCGAGTATTGGCGCGCGGCGCACGTCGCAAGCGGCGTGGATCCTGCCTCCGCCAAGCAGCGGTCGGACCGCACCATCGCTTTCTATCGCGGCGAGACGCCGCCCGACGTCGCGCATCCGGGCACAGGAAGCTGATGCAAATCTTCGATGTCCTTGCCGATCCCGTCCGCCGTCGCATCCTTGAGCTGCTTGCGCCCGGCGAGATGGCGTCAGGTGAGGTCGTCGAGGCGATCGGAGCGGAGTTCGGGATCACGCAGGCCGCCGTGTCGCAGCACCTCAAGGTGCTGCGCGAGAGCGGCTTCGCGACTGTTCGGGCGGAGGCGCAACGACGGCTCTATTCGGTCGACGTCGCGGGGCTCCAAGCGGTGGATGCGTGGATCGGTCAGTTCCGCAATTTCTGGGAGCCGAAGCTGGACGCCCTGGCGACGGAAATCGCACGCGGCAAACGCGAGTGTCGTAATGCTCCAATGAACAAGCGGAGCGGGAAGAGGGCGTGAAGGCATCGCGGCAAAGGCAAAGTCGCCAAGGCGCCGCTTCAGTGAGGCACGAAAGGCGCTGCCAAGACTGCAAGCATGCCAAAGCTGGCGACATTCCAGAACAGTGAGCGGACGAGCGGTACGCCGGATAGGTAAAGCGCGGTGTAGGCGATGCGTCCGCCAAGATAGGCGATCGATCCCCAATAGGTCAGCTCGTTGTGAGCGCCTGCGGCGTGAGAGATGAGGATCGCGGCGGCAAAGAATGGAAACGTCTCCATGTAGTTGCGGAAATTTCGGTTGAGCCGGCCGGGGATGGGCTTGAGCGGCGGCATCTCGGTGTCGCGCGGGCTCGCAGCCCATCTGAGGCCGTATTGCAGGTTCGCGGCTTGCGCGGTGGCGACAAGCTGTACGAAGCCCCAGACGATTGCGGCGGCCAGCATCGATAGCTCGAAGCTCATCGCCATTGGCTGTCTCCCAATCTGCAAAAAATCAGCGCGATCCCGGGTGCCATTCCGGGAGTTTGGGAATCTCGGGATCGAGGTGATCCCAGGCATATCCGCGCGAGCAGAACAGCACGACGGACGGTTTGAACGTGCTGGCATCGTCAAGCGTGCCGACATAGATGCCGATAAACTCCGGCTTCTCGTCCGGCTTGTTATAGATCGGCGAGCCGCAGTTCGGACAAAACCCCTTGCGCTTGACTGCGCCGCTGTCGGCAGTGCGCTCGATTTCGCGCACCTCGCCTGTCACCGAGACTGCGCTGCGCGCGAACACGAAGATGGAGCTGTGGCCGCTGCCGGTGTCGCGCTGACAGTCGCTGCACTGGCATTGGAAGCCGCGGATCGGCGCGGACGCGATGGTGTAACAAACCGCGCCGCAGGCGCAACGACCTGAATGAGTCATTCGTGTCCCTCCCGACGGGGCCGACCGTTCCAATCATATCAGGCTGGTTTGACTTCTCCATATCGAACAGGCGGCGCGACTTCA
This genomic window contains:
- a CDS encoding helix-turn-helix transcriptional regulator; translation: MRQPLRFPWSDLDVDDVSAPVIAVRVDVIGTKGEVPDHRHRKGQLVFALGGAVTCRVPTGLWMVPPHCAVWIPGGLQHGNLATENARLFFVYIEPDLVDLPDRCCTLSISPLLREVIVELSDQIADDEARVDLLASVLLRELPRMPVQRLHLPLSPEPRLKKIAAALAKNPSDRKTLGEWADRVALSESSLARLIVRETGLSFGRWRQQLHLIVALRELTSGASVQQVSAALGYDSVAAFITMFKKALGKPPGKYLSGISSEYKS
- a CDS encoding MAPEG family protein; translated protein: MAMSFELSMLAAAIVWGFVQLVATAQAANLQYGLRWAASPRDTEMPPLKPIPGRLNRNFRNYMETFPFFAAAILISHAAGAHNELTYWGSIAYLGGRIAYTALYLSGVPLVRSLFWNVASFGMLAVLAAPFVPH
- a CDS encoding GFA family protein, translating into MTHSGRCACGAVCYTIASAPIRGFQCQCSDCQRDTGSGHSSIFVFARSAVSVTGEVREIERTADSGAVKRKGFCPNCGSPIYNKPDEKPEFIGIYVGTLDDASTFKPSVVLFCSRGYAWDHLDPEIPKLPEWHPGSR
- a CDS encoding metalloregulator ArsR/SmtB family transcription factor; translation: MQIFDVLADPVRRRILELLAPGEMASGEVVEAIGAEFGITQAAVSQHLKVLRESGFATVRAEAQRRLYSVDVAGLQAVDAWIGQFRNFWEPKLDALATEIARGKRECRNAPMNKRSGKRA
- a CDS encoding SRPBCC family protein, which codes for MEIDIVRVLGLVTRSVRNFEKDGKAAGAVTLTRLYETSVDDLWDAVTSPQRIPRWFLPVEGDLRLGGKYQLKGNAGGTITACTPPTHFAATWEFGGAMSWIDVKLTAERSQARLTLEHTAIIEDHWNQFGPGAVGIGWDLAIAGLERYVATGASVDHETAEAWMGSPAGKEFMTSSGEYWRAAHVASGVDPASAKQRSDRTIAFYRGETPPDVAHPGTGS